In one Telopea speciosissima isolate NSW1024214 ecotype Mountain lineage unplaced genomic scaffold, Tspe_v1 Tspe_v1.0524, whole genome shotgun sequence genomic region, the following are encoded:
- the LOC122648163 gene encoding F-box/WD repeat-containing protein pof10-like, whose amino-acid sequence MFSGTERLRAISPSQTELSMECLPSDLSLKIFCFLDHQDLATAQQVCRQWRVLASSNNLWCNLFKGRWGEHHAAFYAPHDSKLWKDVYQVQDRCDRVGLGLKIIRECDDYYLVHQGEIQRYLGSRKGEKVVSGRSNLKRSFVGEKSLATEEPCLGIIDKILFFIGDLEVASKRSRVL is encoded by the exons ATGTTTTCTGGCACCGAGAGATTGAGAGCGATAAGCCCGTCTCAAACTGAATTGTCAATGGAGTGCTTACCTTCTGATCTCTCGCTGAAGATCTTCTGTTTCTTGGATCACCAGGACCTCGCAACCGCCCAACaag TCTGCAGACAGTGGAGGGTCTTGGCCTCTAGCAACAATCTGTGGTGCAACCTATTCAAGGGAAGATGGGGAGAACATCACGCAGCCTTCTATGCCCCACATGATTCCAAGTTATGGAAAGATGTATATCAAGTGCAAGACCGTTGTGACCGAGTCGGATT GGGATTGAAAATAATTAGGGAATGTGATGACTACTATCTTGTTCACCAAGGAGAAATCCAACGGTACTTGGGCTCCAGGAAGGGCGAAAAAGTGGTTTCTGGTCGGTCTAATTTAAAAAGAAGCTTTGTTGGGGAAAAATCTCTGGCAACAGAGGAACCTTGTTTGGGCATTATTGACAAGATCCTTTTCTTTATTGGCGACTTGGAGGTTGCATCTAAACGGAGTCGAGTGTTGTAA